One segment of Paraburkholderia sp. PGU19 DNA contains the following:
- the phaZ gene encoding polyhydroxyalkanoate depolymerase, whose translation MLYQFHVFQRAVLSPLTAWAQAASKSFANPASPLAYVPGATRLSAGYELLYRLGKDYEKPEFNLHQIVKDGHNIPIVEQAIVEKPFCRLMRFKRYSDDSDAVTQLKKEPIVLVCAPLSGHHSTLLRDTVKTLLQDHKVYITDWIDARMVPIEDGTFDLDDYIAYIQKFIRHIGAKNLHVISVCQPTVPVLAAISLMASRGEDTPRTMTMMGGPIDARKSPTAVNSLATQHSIEWFDNNVIYNVPPNYPGFGRKVYPGFLQHTGFVAMNPERHAASHWDFYQSLLRGDEEDAEAHRRFYDEYNAVLDMAAEYYLQTIRVVFQEFSLAEGTWEVNGELVRPQDIKKTALFTIEGELDDISGSGQTRAAHELCTGIPENDRRHFTAEKCGHYGIFSGRRWRTIIYPQLRAFIAEHDRVPRRVRKVRGEEIDDEESNTSFSSATVASVG comes from the coding sequence ATGCTCTATCAATTCCATGTATTTCAGCGAGCAGTTCTGAGCCCGCTCACCGCCTGGGCTCAGGCCGCCTCGAAATCGTTTGCGAATCCGGCCAGTCCGCTCGCCTATGTGCCGGGCGCCACACGCCTGTCCGCTGGCTACGAGCTTCTGTACCGCCTCGGCAAGGACTACGAGAAGCCCGAGTTCAACCTGCACCAGATCGTCAAGGACGGCCACAACATCCCCATCGTCGAGCAGGCGATCGTCGAGAAGCCGTTTTGCCGGCTGATGCGCTTCAAGCGCTATTCGGACGACAGCGACGCTGTCACTCAACTGAAAAAAGAGCCCATCGTGCTGGTGTGCGCGCCACTGTCGGGCCACCATTCGACGCTGCTGCGCGACACCGTCAAGACGCTGCTGCAGGATCACAAGGTGTACATCACTGACTGGATCGACGCGCGCATGGTGCCGATCGAAGACGGCACGTTCGATCTCGACGATTACATCGCGTACATCCAGAAATTCATCCGCCACATCGGCGCGAAGAATCTGCACGTGATCTCGGTGTGCCAGCCTACCGTTCCCGTGCTCGCGGCCATTTCGCTGATGGCGAGCCGCGGTGAAGACACGCCGCGCACGATGACGATGATGGGCGGCCCGATCGACGCGCGTAAGAGCCCCACGGCCGTCAATTCGCTGGCGACGCAGCATTCGATCGAATGGTTCGACAACAACGTCATTTACAACGTGCCGCCGAACTATCCGGGCTTCGGCCGCAAGGTGTATCCGGGTTTTCTGCAGCACACGGGCTTTGTGGCGATGAATCCGGAACGTCACGCGGCTTCGCACTGGGACTTCTATCAGAGCCTGCTGCGCGGTGACGAAGAAGATGCGGAAGCGCATCGCCGTTTCTACGACGAATACAACGCGGTGCTCGACATGGCTGCGGAATACTATCTGCAGACCATCCGCGTCGTGTTCCAGGAGTTCAGTCTTGCCGAAGGTACGTGGGAAGTGAACGGCGAGCTGGTACGCCCGCAGGACATCAAGAAGACCGCCCTCTTCACGATCGAAGGCGAACTCGACGACATCTCCGGCAGCGGCCAGACGCGCGCCGCGCATGAGCTGTGCACGGGCATTCCGGAGAACGATCGCCGCCACTTTACGGCGGAAAAGTGCGGTCACTACGGCATCTTCTCGGGCCGTCGCTGGCGCACCATCATCTATCCGCAACTGCGCGCGTTCATCGCGGAACACGATCGGGTGCCAAGAAGAGTCCGCAAAGTTCGGGGCGAAGAGATCGACGACGAGGAAAGTAATACGAGCTTTTCCAGCGCGACCGTAGCGTCAGTCGGTTAA
- a CDS encoding DUF1488 family protein: METVDKEPEVLANRRGVMFSLVLRNGTVTCVIALTALETFFWLEPRASDTDVLRTFENGFARIRAIAERKFRAHPATHLKLTAEDFARP; encoded by the coding sequence ATGGAAACCGTTGACAAAGAACCTGAAGTGCTTGCGAATCGTCGCGGCGTGATGTTTAGCCTGGTGCTTCGGAACGGCACTGTCACCTGCGTGATCGCCCTCACGGCGCTGGAAACGTTTTTTTGGCTCGAACCTCGCGCTAGCGACACCGACGTTCTCAGGACGTTCGAAAACGGCTTTGCGCGGATTAGAGCCATCGCTGAGCGTAAGTTTCGAGCCCACCCGGCTACGCATCTCAAGTTAACAGCAGAGGACTTCGCGCGGCCCTGA
- the hutC gene encoding histidine utilization repressor gives MNTEKNGTTATPAYQQLKDYVRKMIETGQWRLGDMIPTELSLASEFALSRMTVNRALRELVSENVLTRVRGRGTFITDRRYQSTLIEIRSIAEEIRSRGDAHRSKVLLLESTHDAAALQTLELPQNGTAFHSRVVHFENDVPIQFEDRYVNSLVFPDYLDQDFESETPNEYMMRVAPAQGAEYWITARKTNAIVRQALMMPIGEPCLVLRRRTEAQRQIASDVTLWHPASRYKLNGRY, from the coding sequence ATGAATACGGAAAAGAATGGGACGACAGCGACGCCAGCCTATCAGCAACTGAAGGACTATGTTCGGAAGATGATTGAAACGGGGCAGTGGCGCCTGGGTGACATGATTCCGACGGAACTCTCATTGGCGAGCGAATTTGCGTTGTCGCGAATGACGGTAAATCGCGCACTACGCGAACTCGTGAGCGAGAATGTCCTGACACGAGTACGTGGCCGTGGGACCTTCATCACCGATCGTCGCTATCAATCGACTTTAATCGAGATCCGCAGTATTGCTGAGGAGATTCGCTCACGTGGCGACGCGCATCGCAGCAAAGTTCTACTTCTTGAGTCGACTCATGACGCCGCCGCCCTGCAAACCCTTGAGTTGCCCCAAAACGGTACTGCATTCCACTCGCGCGTCGTGCATTTCGAGAACGATGTACCGATACAATTCGAAGATCGTTACGTCAATAGCCTCGTTTTTCCGGACTATCTGGACCAAGATTTCGAGTCCGAGACGCCAAATGAGTACATGATGCGCGTTGCGCCCGCGCAAGGCGCGGAATACTGGATAACGGCACGTAAGACTAACGCGATCGTCAGGCAGGCCCTGATGATGCCAATAGGCGAGCCGTGTCTGGTACTGCGACGAAGGACCGAAGCCCAACGACAAATCGCAAGTGATGTCACTCTTTGGCATCCGGCTAGCAGATACAAACTTAACGGTAGATATTGA
- a CDS encoding MFS transporter: MIVVMVFLFMLVNFADKAIIGLSSTSIMKELGLTHAQFGALGSAFFILFSVSGIAVGFLSNRVSTKAIMLTMSIVWAITLLPMAGAVNFGVLLASRVVLGAAEGPAFPIAIHAVYKWFGDAKRAVPSSVVACGAAFGTGVVAPLLTWIIVHFGWHAAFMVLSVTGFCWAVVWFMLGKDGPLDRGATDGMSATLKVPYVQLLLSRTALGVFIAGFAAYWIIALNIVWLANYLIRGLHLTPSFAAWIVLLPSVTQMVLAPFCAFISQGMTKVGYSSRYSRGLFGCACVMIAGVAMVCLPLVPMGPLKVALIALSFSIGSVIFTLGSTLIGEISPPSQRGAMLGITNSIHTIAGLIAPIAMGIIVDVGADAAEGFRTGYIDAGLLVATLGLIAACLIHPAADLRRFQRLGSQLDEVNAGQRRQVV, encoded by the coding sequence TTGATCGTCGTCATGGTCTTCCTGTTCATGCTTGTCAATTTTGCTGATAAGGCCATCATCGGCTTGTCTAGCACGTCGATCATGAAGGAGCTGGGCTTGACGCACGCGCAGTTTGGCGCGCTCGGGAGTGCCTTCTTCATACTGTTCTCGGTTTCGGGCATAGCGGTCGGCTTTCTGTCGAACCGAGTCAGCACCAAGGCCATCATGCTCACTATGAGCATCGTCTGGGCTATCACGCTGCTACCGATGGCGGGTGCCGTGAATTTCGGCGTGCTGCTCGCTAGCCGCGTGGTGCTTGGCGCGGCCGAAGGACCGGCATTCCCGATTGCGATCCACGCGGTCTACAAATGGTTCGGCGATGCCAAACGCGCTGTGCCGAGTAGCGTGGTTGCGTGTGGTGCGGCGTTTGGCACAGGGGTAGTCGCACCATTACTTACGTGGATCATTGTGCATTTTGGCTGGCATGCCGCTTTCATGGTGCTAAGCGTGACTGGCTTTTGCTGGGCCGTAGTGTGGTTTATGCTTGGGAAGGACGGACCGCTGGATCGCGGTGCGACTGACGGCATGAGCGCTACGCTGAAAGTTCCGTACGTGCAATTGCTGCTTAGCCGTACCGCACTAGGCGTGTTTATCGCTGGATTCGCTGCTTACTGGATCATCGCGCTGAATATCGTGTGGCTCGCCAACTATTTGATCCGGGGACTGCATTTGACACCTTCATTCGCAGCCTGGATTGTGTTGCTTCCGTCGGTGACGCAGATGGTCCTTGCACCATTCTGCGCGTTTATTTCTCAGGGCATGACGAAAGTTGGTTATTCCAGCCGTTATTCACGCGGGCTATTTGGCTGCGCTTGCGTCATGATCGCTGGCGTCGCGATGGTGTGCCTGCCGCTGGTGCCGATGGGTCCGTTGAAAGTGGCGCTGATTGCTTTGAGCTTTTCGATTGGTAGCGTAATTTTTACGCTTGGATCAACGTTGATCGGGGAAATCAGCCCGCCCTCGCAACGCGGTGCAATGCTCGGTATAACGAACTCGATTCACACTATCGCAGGCCTGATTGCACCCATTGCGATGGGTATCATTGTCGATGTTGGTGCCGACGCGGCCGAAGGCTTCCGCACGGGTTACATTGATGCCGGGTTGTTGGTTGCCACACTGGGTTTGATCGCCGCGTGCCTCATCCATCCAGCCGCTGATTTGCGCCGGTTCCAGCGTCTCGGCTCCCAGCTAGATGAAGTGAACGCCGGACAGCGGAGACAAGTTGTTTAA
- a CDS encoding aromatic amino acid ammonia-lyase, producing MRRAFRYVVGIAAVLASFSCQAAVTLDGRSVTPEAIALVADGEAVEVPASSLARVAKGHDVVLAAAADGQRIYGLTVGVGLNKDRQMVDAKGRLTPEVIDASMRFNAALLRAHSAGVGADMDIRDARAAMAVRLNQMLVGAAGVQPAVADMYAQLLNHGITPAIPSNGSMGEADITLLAHVGLTMMGEGDVYYRGVKTDASHALSEEDIQPIKPWGKDALGILSSNAYTTGMASLALVDLTQLNKMAKLVYAVALQGLNGNVSPFLEDSLSLHPFPHVMLTGAALRSLLAGSSLWQRDDARALQDPLSFRDAPYLLAELDRSSEEARNQIMIQLNSSDDNPGVSVGVKPKSDLYQARRSYVNRDGLTGAVLPTANFEPLPLVLTFEEMGIAIAHNSLASAQQIIKLNDPRFTHLSRFLGTDNTLHAFGAMEKPPVVLAMANKELAMPVSLDYLPVAGDIEDIATNAPQVVRRVRNEIDNHFQLLGIELVSAAQAVDLRKRQPGGFSASPQTEMFMGAFRQIVNFRDTDRPFTSEFRKAAIFLKQYSN from the coding sequence ATGCGAAGGGCTTTTCGTTATGTGGTCGGCATCGCGGCGGTTCTCGCGTCGTTTTCATGCCAAGCTGCCGTCACGCTCGACGGAAGAAGCGTCACGCCGGAAGCGATCGCGCTCGTTGCGGATGGGGAGGCTGTTGAAGTTCCGGCTTCATCTCTTGCACGCGTCGCAAAGGGACACGATGTCGTGCTGGCTGCGGCTGCGGATGGTCAGCGAATCTACGGCCTGACCGTTGGTGTCGGCCTGAATAAGGATCGTCAGATGGTCGATGCCAAGGGCCGGCTGACACCTGAGGTCATTGACGCGTCGATGCGCTTCAACGCCGCGTTGTTGCGCGCGCACTCCGCGGGTGTCGGCGCAGACATGGATATACGCGATGCCCGTGCTGCGATGGCGGTGCGTCTTAACCAGATGCTGGTCGGCGCTGCAGGCGTCCAACCAGCGGTGGCGGACATGTATGCGCAGCTGCTCAACCACGGCATTACTCCAGCGATACCGTCGAACGGTTCGATGGGTGAAGCGGACATTACGCTGCTGGCGCACGTCGGTCTGACTATGATGGGTGAGGGCGACGTTTACTACCGTGGCGTAAAGACTGATGCGTCACATGCACTCTCTGAAGAAGATATCCAGCCGATCAAGCCGTGGGGAAAGGACGCGCTCGGCATTCTCAGTTCAAACGCCTATACAACTGGCATGGCGAGTCTCGCGCTTGTCGACCTGACGCAGTTGAACAAGATGGCCAAGCTGGTCTACGCAGTCGCTCTGCAGGGTCTGAATGGCAACGTCTCGCCGTTTCTTGAGGATTCGCTATCGTTGCATCCATTTCCACACGTGATGCTTACCGGTGCGGCGCTACGTTCACTCCTCGCTGGTAGCTCACTATGGCAACGGGACGATGCGCGAGCACTGCAGGATCCGCTGAGCTTCCGGGACGCGCCATATCTACTGGCCGAACTTGACCGTAGCTCTGAGGAAGCGCGCAATCAAATCATGATTCAGTTGAACTCCTCGGATGACAATCCGGGTGTCTCGGTGGGCGTCAAACCGAAGTCGGATCTTTACCAGGCCAGGCGGAGCTATGTGAACCGCGATGGTCTGACGGGGGCAGTGCTGCCAACTGCGAACTTCGAACCACTGCCGCTCGTACTGACATTCGAAGAAATGGGCATCGCAATCGCGCACAATTCTCTCGCATCCGCACAACAGATAATCAAGCTCAACGACCCGCGTTTCACGCATCTGAGCCGCTTCCTCGGCACCGACAACACACTGCATGCGTTCGGCGCAATGGAAAAGCCTCCGGTCGTGCTTGCCATGGCGAATAAAGAGCTCGCGATGCCCGTCTCTCTCGACTATCTGCCGGTCGCGGGAGATATCGAAGACATCGCGACAAACGCACCGCAAGTGGTGCGTCGCGTACGCAACGAAATCGACAATCACTTTCAGTTGCTTGGCATCGAATTAGTGTCTGCTGCTCAAGCGGTTGACCTGCGCAAGCGACAGCCGGGCGGCTTCTCGGCATCGCCCCAGACTGAGATGTTCATGGGCGCGTTCCGACAGATAGTTAATTTTCGTGACACTGACCGGCCATTTACGTCGGAATTCCGGAAGGCCGCCATCTTCCTGAAGCAGTACTCGAACTGA
- the hutU gene encoding urocanate hydratase: MNDSKPIDPRLDPTRTIRAPRGSEKTCKTWIAEAAYRMIQNNLDPEVAEHPHALVVYGGIGRAARNWDCFDQILTSLKDLEENETLLIQSGKPVGVFRTHADAPRVLLANSNLVPHWANWDHFHELDRKGLMMYGQMTAGSWIYIGSQGIVQGTYETFFSVANQHFNGDPKGRWILTGGLGGMGGAQPLAATMAGFSMIAVECDESRIDFRLKTRYVDKKAMTLDEALAMIEEAKKTGTPVSIGLLGNAADVFAELVKRNITPDCVTDQTSAHDPIHGYLPQGWKIEDWRERQKTDPQSIVTPAKQSMAKQVQAMLTLQERGAATLDYGNNIRQMALEMGVQNAFDFPGFVPAYIRPLFCEGKGPFRWVALSGDPEDIYKTDAKVKELIPDDPHLHNWLDMARERIAFQGLPARICWVGVKDRYRLGQAFNEMVKNGELKAPIVIGRDHLDTGSVASPNRETESMKDGSDAVSDWPLLNALLNTAGGASWVSLHHGGGVGMGFSQHSGVVIVADGSDAAHERLGRVLFNDPATGVMRHADAGYELAQSTAREAGLKLPMLGRRALA; this comes from the coding sequence ATGAACGATTCAAAACCCATCGACCCGCGCCTCGACCCGACCCGCACGATCCGCGCACCGCGTGGCAGCGAGAAAACCTGCAAGACCTGGATCGCGGAAGCCGCGTACCGGATGATCCAGAACAACCTGGACCCGGAAGTGGCCGAGCATCCGCATGCGCTCGTCGTGTATGGCGGCATCGGGCGCGCGGCGCGTAACTGGGATTGCTTCGACCAGATCCTCACGTCGCTGAAGGACCTCGAAGAGAACGAGACGCTGCTGATTCAATCGGGTAAGCCCGTTGGCGTGTTCCGCACGCATGCCGACGCGCCGCGCGTGCTGCTCGCGAACTCGAATCTCGTGCCGCACTGGGCGAACTGGGATCACTTCCACGAACTCGACCGCAAGGGCCTGATGATGTACGGCCAGATGACGGCGGGCAGCTGGATCTACATCGGCAGCCAGGGCATCGTGCAGGGCACGTATGAGACATTCTTCTCGGTGGCGAACCAGCACTTCAACGGCGACCCGAAGGGCCGCTGGATTTTGACGGGCGGCCTCGGCGGCATGGGTGGCGCGCAGCCGCTCGCAGCGACGATGGCGGGCTTCTCGATGATCGCCGTCGAATGCGATGAGTCGCGCATCGACTTCCGTCTGAAGACGCGTTATGTCGACAAGAAGGCGATGACGCTCGACGAAGCGCTCGCAATGATCGAAGAAGCGAAGAAGACGGGCACGCCCGTATCGATCGGCTTGCTCGGCAATGCAGCCGACGTGTTCGCCGAACTCGTGAAGCGCAACATCACGCCGGACTGCGTGACCGACCAGACTAGCGCCCATGACCCGATCCACGGCTATCTGCCGCAGGGTTGGAAGATCGAAGACTGGCGCGAGCGTCAGAAGACCGACCCGCAAAGCATCGTGACGCCCGCCAAGCAGTCGATGGCCAAGCAGGTGCAGGCGATGCTCACGCTGCAGGAACGCGGCGCGGCGACGCTCGACTACGGCAACAACATCCGTCAGATGGCGCTGGAAATGGGCGTGCAGAACGCGTTCGATTTCCCCGGCTTCGTGCCCGCGTATATCCGTCCGCTGTTCTGTGAAGGCAAGGGTCCGTTCCGCTGGGTCGCGCTGTCGGGCGATCCGGAAGACATCTACAAGACGGATGCGAAGGTCAAGGAACTGATTCCCGACGATCCGCATCTGCACAACTGGCTCGACATGGCGCGCGAACGCATCGCGTTCCAGGGCTTGCCGGCGCGTATCTGCTGGGTTGGCGTGAAGGATCGCTATCGTCTGGGCCAGGCGTTCAACGAAATGGTCAAGAACGGCGAACTGAAGGCGCCGATCGTGATCGGCCGCGATCACCTGGATACGGGTTCCGTCGCGAGCCCGAACCGCGAAACGGAATCGATGAAAGACGGCTCGGACGCCGTCAGCGACTGGCCGCTGCTCAACGCACTGCTGAACACGGCAGGCGGCGCATCGTGGGTGTCGCTGCATCATGGCGGCGGTGTCGGCATGGGCTTCAGCCAGCACTCGGGCGTCGTGATCGTCGCCGATGGTTCGGACGCCGCGCATGAGCGCCTCGGCCGCGTGCTGTTCAACGACCCCGCAACGGGCGTGATGCGTCACGCGGATGCCGGCTACGAACTCGCGCAGTCGACGGCTCGCGAAGCCGGTCTCAAGCTGCCGATGCTGGGCCGTAGAGCATTAGCATGA
- a CDS encoding ornithine cyclodeaminase family protein → MQSIHLTYLNGPDIAHLALTDQEILDAVEKGLDAQGRGQTVIEPRVHLIPESSEKGHFNVLRGVIHPLGLAGVKTVGDFVDNYKHGLPSELALLNLFDPQTGVPKAILDATSITDMRTGATTALGAKYLARKDSKVLAHIGARGTSYWNVRLLDHFFNFEEIRVHSKRTESRYAFAARLSHVLRKPVRVVDNWEACVRDADIVVEASRLPAPEPLLKTEWIKKGAFVVPYGTMSAVEFTLTDIMDKMIVDDWGQCRKGLPFGALRAHVDAGKLSEETLHAELGQIVAGVKPGRESDDETILFWHRGLSLSDIALGHALLEKAKNLDIGQTLRFA, encoded by the coding sequence ATGCAATCTATTCATCTCACGTACCTCAACGGCCCCGACATCGCACATTTGGCGTTGACAGATCAGGAAATTCTGGACGCGGTGGAGAAAGGATTGGACGCACAGGGCCGAGGGCAAACCGTCATTGAGCCCCGCGTGCACCTGATTCCGGAAAGTTCCGAAAAAGGGCACTTCAATGTGCTGCGTGGTGTGATCCATCCGTTGGGCCTCGCAGGAGTCAAGACGGTCGGAGACTTTGTTGACAACTATAAGCACGGCCTACCGTCGGAGTTGGCTCTTCTCAATCTGTTCGATCCACAAACCGGCGTACCGAAAGCAATCCTGGACGCGACCTCGATCACTGACATGCGCACTGGCGCGACAACTGCGCTCGGCGCTAAGTATCTCGCGCGCAAGGACAGCAAGGTGCTCGCCCACATCGGGGCGCGCGGAACCTCATACTGGAATGTGCGATTGCTCGACCACTTCTTTAATTTCGAGGAAATTCGCGTGCACTCGAAGCGTACCGAAAGCCGCTACGCGTTTGCCGCGAGGCTTTCGCACGTTCTTCGCAAGCCGGTACGCGTCGTCGATAACTGGGAAGCATGTGTACGAGATGCGGATATCGTTGTCGAGGCATCTCGTCTACCGGCCCCGGAGCCACTACTCAAAACTGAGTGGATCAAAAAGGGAGCCTTCGTGGTGCCGTACGGCACGATGAGTGCCGTCGAGTTCACGTTGACGGACATCATGGACAAGATGATTGTCGATGATTGGGGGCAATGTAGGAAAGGTCTCCCGTTTGGTGCGCTGCGGGCGCACGTCGACGCAGGCAAACTGAGTGAGGAGACACTGCACGCCGAACTCGGCCAGATCGTCGCGGGCGTGAAGCCGGGACGTGAAAGCGATGACGAAACTATCCTTTTCTGGCATCGAGGTCTTAGCCTGAGCGATATCGCGCTCGGGCACGCGTTGCTGGAAAAAGCGAAGAATTTGGATATCGGTCAAACGCTGCGCTTTGCCTGA
- a CDS encoding carboxymuconolactone decarboxylase family protein, translating into MIDMKNLGRLKKLDENAPAAAKAFWAFNDAAFAEGALSVQQKQLIAVAVALTTQCPYCIELHTKDARNAGATDEQLAEAALVAAAIRAGGAVTHSSHLFKE; encoded by the coding sequence ATGATCGACATGAAGAACCTCGGCCGCCTGAAGAAACTGGATGAAAACGCACCTGCAGCCGCGAAAGCCTTCTGGGCGTTTAACGACGCGGCGTTCGCTGAAGGCGCGCTCAGCGTTCAGCAAAAGCAACTCATCGCGGTCGCGGTCGCGTTGACAACGCAATGTCCTTACTGCATCGAACTGCATACCAAAGACGCTCGCAACGCTGGAGCCACCGACGAGCAGCTTGCCGAAGCGGCTCTCGTTGCGGCAGCAATCCGTGCCGGCGGAGCAGTGACGCACTCTTCGCACTTGTTCAAGGAGTGA
- a CDS encoding DNA-binding domain-containing protein yields the protein MDKTLEDVQLDFAIALLNIKAEQGLLVSLVGDEAKNRKRVAFYRDNLRQMWNRVLASAYPVLRELLGGDFFLTLSREYGAADPARSGDLNRFGSRMAELLEAWPPTATYRYLADVARLEWLVHRAHFAADAVTQSPEQWAQCTRETLENSSIRLHPSVELLHTSTSAADLWLAARNSRENLEPRDCERPQWMVVVRPLWIPEVVVVSPNAFAMLRALRNGAAMGDALDAALARDSNFDFERNWQVWVNYGMVVSS from the coding sequence ATGGACAAAACTCTTGAAGATGTGCAACTCGACTTTGCGATTGCACTGCTGAACATCAAAGCCGAGCAGGGCTTGCTGGTCTCTCTTGTCGGTGATGAAGCGAAGAACAGAAAGCGCGTCGCTTTCTATCGGGACAATCTCAGGCAGATGTGGAACAGGGTGTTGGCATCCGCTTATCCGGTGCTTCGCGAGCTGCTGGGCGGCGACTTCTTTTTGACGCTTTCGCGCGAATACGGCGCCGCGGATCCGGCGCGGTCTGGCGACCTCAACCGGTTCGGAAGCCGGATGGCGGAACTGCTGGAGGCTTGGCCTCCGACCGCCACATATCGCTATCTGGCAGATGTTGCCCGTCTTGAGTGGCTTGTCCACCGAGCCCATTTTGCGGCGGACGCGGTGACGCAGTCGCCGGAACAGTGGGCTCAATGCACGCGAGAGACATTAGAAAATTCTTCGATCCGGCTTCATCCGTCCGTTGAGCTGCTACATACTTCGACGAGCGCCGCGGATCTTTGGCTCGCGGCTCGCAACTCTCGGGAGAACCTCGAGCCACGCGATTGCGAACGGCCACAGTGGATGGTTGTGGTCCGACCTCTCTGGATACCGGAGGTGGTGGTGGTATCGCCGAACGCCTTCGCGATGCTGCGTGCCCTTCGCAACGGTGCCGCGATGGGCGATGCGCTCGACGCCGCGCTGGCGCGTGACAGCAATTTTGACTTTGAGCGTAATTGGCAAGTGTGGGTCAATTACGGAATGGTCGTCTCCAGTTGA
- a CDS encoding DUF692 domain-containing protein yields MVSEHLCWSTVLSRHLHDLLPLPFTLESLDVVTRHVAQMQDVLKRNVLIENVSSHVRFRQDEMTESDFLRELVRRTGCAILLDVNNLHVNLCNHGEDAFDALERIPPDAVAEIHLGGHLATEHFVVDHHGDRISADVWQLYGYAVELFGSVSTLIEWDTDVPPIRVLLDEASTARRVAEAFDRGGSDGQNS; encoded by the coding sequence TTGGTATCCGAGCACCTGTGCTGGTCGACTGTGTTGTCGCGTCATCTGCACGACTTGCTACCTTTGCCGTTTACGTTGGAGTCCCTCGATGTGGTGACACGGCACGTCGCCCAGATGCAGGACGTGTTGAAGCGGAACGTCTTGATTGAAAATGTCTCGAGCCATGTTCGCTTTCGACAGGACGAGATGACAGAAAGTGACTTCCTTCGGGAACTTGTGCGCCGCACAGGCTGCGCGATTCTCCTCGATGTGAATAACCTTCATGTGAACCTGTGCAATCACGGTGAAGATGCGTTCGACGCGCTGGAGCGGATCCCTCCGGATGCTGTAGCGGAGATTCATCTCGGAGGACATCTGGCTACAGAGCACTTTGTCGTGGATCACCATGGCGACAGAATATCAGCCGATGTATGGCAGCTTTACGGTTACGCGGTCGAGCTTTTCGGGTCCGTATCAACGCTCATCGAGTGGGATACGGACGTTCCTCCGATCCGAGTTCTTCTGGACGAAGCGTCGACGGCCAGAAGGGTTGCGGAAGCATTCGACAGGGGAGGGAGCGATGGACAAAACTCTTGA
- a CDS encoding DUF692 family multinuclear iron-containing protein, with product MPTGHPLLKSTPVRASSAVRLNLELGVGIGFRHSHYADFLAAKQPVDWLEVHTEDYMGDGGYNLHVLEQVRRDYPLSFHGVGLGVGSAGPLDLLSTLIESHHWLIDFSQHWYPSTCAGRLCCRVICTTCYLCRLRWSPSMW from the coding sequence ATGCCAACCGGACATCCACTGCTCAAGTCAACGCCCGTTCGCGCATCCAGTGCAGTACGCCTGAATCTTGAGCTTGGCGTGGGAATAGGTTTTCGCCATTCGCATTACGCTGACTTCCTCGCGGCAAAGCAGCCGGTTGATTGGCTGGAGGTCCATACTGAAGATTACATGGGCGATGGTGGCTACAATCTGCACGTTCTGGAGCAGGTCCGGCGGGATTATCCGTTAAGTTTCCATGGGGTAGGGCTCGGTGTCGGTTCGGCGGGACCGCTAGACCTCTTGAGCACCTTAATCGAGTCGCATCACTGGTTAATCGATTTCAGCCAGCATTGGTATCCGAGCACCTGTGCTGGTCGACTGTGTTGTCGCGTCATCTGCACGACTTGCTACCTTTGCCGTTTACGTTGGAGTCCCTCGATGTGGTGA